In a genomic window of Equus asinus isolate D_3611 breed Donkey chromosome 11, EquAss-T2T_v2, whole genome shotgun sequence:
- the LOC139046549 gene encoding ral guanine nucleotide dissociation stimulator-like: MEEIELLQEAANLYTVQPDEHFGAWFQAVEPLSKEESYSLSCQLEPRYHWVRKIRLFFKHKKNRSGQNTRPLTKGPVLVADDPPETS; this comes from the exons atggaggagatcgagctgctccaggaggctgcaaatctgtacaccgtgcagcccgacgagcactttggggcctggttccaggccgtggagcccctgagcaaggaggagag ctacagcctgtcctgccagctggagccccgataccactgggtcagaaagattcgactcttcttcaaacacaagaagaaccgctcagggcaga acaccagacccctAACCAAGGGCCCAGTGTTGGTGGccgatgaccctcctgagaccagctga